TCAGGTTTAAGTTGACTAAAGCTTTTCTTCAAGTGCCTTGATCTGTTCTTCAAGGGTCTCCCTGTTTGGAGAGATTCGGGTCATATACTTCAGTACTTTCAGGGCTTTTCTATAAGCCAGCATTTCCCGAAAGATGTTAGCAAGTCCAGACATTGCTGCAAAGTGTCTTGGCTCTAACTGGAGCGTCCTTTGAATATCCCTGATCGCTAACTTGAACTCTCCTCTCAGATAATAAACGATTGCCCGCTTATTCCACCCTTCCGCGTAGTCAGGATCAATATGTGTGACTTTTGAAAATGCTTCCAAAGCATCTTCATACTGGTAATTACCCATCAGCTGCATTCCATCCTCCATCAAATCATCGACAAGCCTGTTGTCTGTTTTAAGCCACAAAGACAGGATACTTGATTCTATGTCTTTAATCTGCTCCTGATCTGTGGTAGATTGTAACTGGTCGAATAATTTTTCGATCTCAATGTTCTTATTGTTACTCATGATGAATCAGAATTTTGGTAAAACCTCCAGTAAGTCGAAGCAGTTGACTTACATTCTGATAATAATAGTGCTGGTTGAATGAGCTGAAGGTTTTTTGGTGCTGGTTTGACGAAATTGCCTGCGGTACTGGCGGTGCTTCCAGAGAGAGGTAATTATGCAGGGCTGAATATAAAATCGTTTTCGAAGAAAAAACTACATTCGAATGTTATCTTAAATATAAACAATATTATGCTAACTTTTGGTGATATTTGCTTGCTAAAATCCTTATTTGTTTATGTAAGTATTTAAAGTTTTGTAAACGTATTATCCGATAAATCAATTAAAAATGAGTTATAAAAAGATTTCAATTTTTCTATTAAACAGCCTGACAACAACTTTTTTATGCGCCCTTAATCCAGTTTTTGCTCAAGATGCCATCAGTGATGCTGAATCAGAACGTATTGTAAGTATTCTGGCCAATGATGACATGGAAGGCAGGGAAACAGGCACGAAAGGAAATGAAAAAGCAGCCCGTTTTATCGAAGAAGAATTCAAGAAAGCGGGTCTTTCTTACATGGAAGGAATGAACAGTTACCAACAGTCATTCACACTTTACACCACTACAACTCAATCACAATCGATAAAGCTGAATAAGCAGAAGTTCTCTTCAAACAATAGTTTTGCGCTGACTGACCGTACTTATTTCAAGACAAAAAAAGTTTCAGAACTTAATGTTGTTGAAATAAACAGTGGTGATGACTTCAGGCAGAAATTCAGCGAATATAGAGCTGCCGAAAAACCTACTTTGGTACTGGTTGATACGGCACATAGTGAGACTTTTCAGCAATTCAGCTATTACTTCCGCAATACACCTCCAAAAAACCAATTGGATGACAAGCACTTCTCTCTTTGGGTTTTGACAGCCGACAAGAAGGTCAAAAAAGCCAAGATCGAGATCGAAAAAAGTGTCAAAGAAGTTAAAGTAACCAACATTGTAGGAGTATTGCCAGGCAAGAAAAGTGATGAGAAAGTATTGTTCTCTGCACACTATGACCATATTGGTATTCAGGAGCCTATTCAAGGAGATTCTATTGCCAATGGTGCTGATGATGATGCTACAGGGGTTGCTGCGGTGATTCAGCTGGCTAACCATTTCAAAAAGCAAAAAAATGAGCGCACTTTGGTTTTCGTTGCCTTTGATGCTGAAGAACAAGGTTTGAAAGGCTCTGAGTATTTTGCACAGCAAGTTACACCTGAAACATTCGTAGCACATGTAAATATTGAAATGATCGGAAAACCTTCTGACAGAGGTGTCCGCAAAGCATATGTTACAGGTTTTGAAAAGTCAAACTTGGGTGCCATTCTGAAAAAAGAAGCAGGACTGCACGGTTATACGTTCTTTAAGGATCCTTATACGAGCTACAACCTGTTTATGAGGTCTGACAATGCTTCAATGGCCAAACTGGGCGTTCCTGCTCATACAGTATCCTCTGACCCAATTGATTTTGACAGCTACTATCATACTGTCAATGACGAAATAGAAACACTTAACTTCAAAAATATGACGGATGTAATCAGAGCTATCTCAATAGGCGTTACCCCGATCATCAATGGGGAGGCTACCCCAAGCAGAATTGACTACGAGTCACGTAAGTAAACCAACAGGATGAGGAATAAGCTGATACTTATTCCTCATTTTTTTATATAATAATAGATTTTAGTATCTGTTAAAGTTTTTTCTCTTGAAGCCCCCCCTGCATTTTCATACTTTTGTAAAAACACTCTTAAAGAATGTGTTAAGAGTAGCCAACTATAAGGTCAGTATTCCACTGACATACAATTAAACGTTTTAAAACCTTTTTCATGCTCAGAATTACAGGACTAGCATTGGCATCATTCTTACTGCTGGGAGGCACTGCAGATGCCCAGAGAAGCAGGGTAGGCGTCTATCCTGATTGGGAAACCAATAAACACCTCTCATTAGCCAACGAATATGAATTTGAAGCTTACACTCCTAAAAATGCTTTTAAAAGCATTGATTACCCCACTTTCATCAACAATGAACAGGCGAAAAAAAGCTATGACTTCAATGAGGTAGCTGTTATTGTATCTGTAGGTCGTGAACACAAGGCCTATCCACTAAGCATGCTGCTTTATCACCCTGTGATCAATGATCGTATAGGAGGAAAGGCAATTGCCGTTACGTACTGTCCACTAACAGATGCTGTCAATGTATGGCGCAGGGATTTTGTACACAAAGGAATGCCTCGTGAAATTGACTTCAGTGTTAGTGGTTTACTAAGAAACAGCAACACTGTGTTATATGACAGGGTTTCAGAAAGCTGGTGGCAACAGTTCACGGGTAAGGCAATGGTAGGTGAGTTTGCAGGCATTTCCCTTGAACCTATTTCAAGTATTCGGATGACAATGGGAGACTTTTGGAATGCTTACCCTTATGGATTAGCTGTTTCACCAAAAGCGAAAGACCCAGTCATTCCATATGGCACTACACCATACTACAAGTATGACCAAGCCTTTAGAGAAAAGCCGCTTTTTCTGCGTCATATGCCGGACAGCCCTTTAATGGCAATGGAACGAGTGGTAGGAATCGAAATTATCGGGAAGCATATCGTTTACCCATTTTCAGAAATTGAAAAAATGGGAGCCTTGAATGACAAACCAATGGACATGTTTGTAACGATCTTCTATCAGGAAGGTGTAAAATCCGCTCTAGATGAAAAGGATATCAGCAAAAGTAAGTCAATTGGTGCTATAGCAGCTTATTCCGCATTCCAAAGCGGACAGTTACTCACGTTCAAGAAAGAAGGAAAACTATTCAAAGATGAGGAAACAGGCTCTCTTTGGCGTTTTGACGGCACATGTATTGATGGAGCGTTAAAAGGAGAAAAGCTGAAGCCGCTCAAAAGTCAGAATTCCTTTGCCTTTGCACAGATGGTATTCTACCCTAAAAGCCTTATTTACAATATAAACTGGTAATTTATTTTATTACCTTGATTTTTTCCCATTAAACGCAGCTGTAAGGCTGAATATCGGGTTTTATCTCTTTACTTTAAGTACATATAAAACCCGAAAAACAATTGAGATAATGAACAAACTACAATATACTTTGTGCCTGCTTTTTGGACTTGGAAGCCTTCAAGCTTCAGCCCAAAACATGGTACCTAATGCAAGCTTTGAACAGATCAAGACAGAAACTCGTGGACATGCTTACCTTGATAATGTATCCGAATGGTTCAACACCAATCAGCGTAAGCCAAAAACCTTATATGGAACTCCTGACCATATGTATATCAATAAGGAGCAATCCCTAGAGGGAATCAAGGCTTCTTTTTCTCCTCATTCTGGAAACTCTGTACTAGGATTGATTACCTACATGCAACGGGTACCCAATTATAGGGAATTTGCATCTGTCAAACTTGATACACACTTGACTAAAGGCAAAAAATACCGTTGCTCTTTTTATATTACCAATGGAAATCAGGTAGCCTATGGCAGTGTTGCATCAAATGGGCTTGGTGTTGCCTTTACCAGCAGTGCTTTGGAGCAATACCTTTATGAACCAATTGCTGTCAAACCTCAGTTCACCATTGAGGACATCTTATACACGAAAGAGTGGAAACAGTACAGTTTTGAATTTACTGCGCAAGAGCCTTATCTCTACATGACGATTGGTAACTTCTTTACTGACGATCAAATAAGTCTACGTCATATGAATTATGATACAGATCCACAAACTTATGTTTATCTTGATGACATTTCAGTTGTAGCGATTGATGGGGAAGAAACCATAGAGCCTGAAAAAGTGGAAGCAGTCATTGTTCAGAAAAAGGAAGAACCTGTAGTCGCAACCGTCAGTGAGACTCCCATACCTGAACCAACAACAGAGGAGCTTGTTGAAAACCGAGAAGTAGAAGATCAATATGTATTGAATCTTCCTGCCGGCGTTAGCAAAGTGAAAATAAAGATATGGGACGACAAGACAGAAGATGGAGATGTTCTTTCCGTATTATTCAACAAACATTGGCTCGTAAAAAGCTACTCACTGAGAAAGAAGAAAAGGAAACTTACTTTAAATATAGATAACAGCAAAGACAACCGGTTGATCCTGATTGCGCATGACCTCGGTACCGAACCACCTACCACTGCTGCGATAGAAATCAAAGCAGGTAGCTTGAAGCGTACAATCAGAGTCCGATCTGATCTCGGAAAGTGTGGAGCCATCAGGTTCCAGCAGTAACAAACGGACTAACTTGCTAAATACAGCATTCGGGTAAACTTGTATTTTAGGGTCATTGTTCCCCTTAAGTACTATAACTTCAACAAACCATGACTTACAAACAATCTGAGAAAGAGTTACTCTTTGAAAGAGGTAGTATCACCCTTGATCGAACAAAATCTCCAGCAAACGATATTGTAGATATTGTTTCAGAAACTTTGTTTGGAACTCCAGGATCAATGCGTTACCGACACAAGGATACACGAGAGTATATACATCAGATCGACAATCCTTACTTTCTTGCACTAAGACGGAATGATGTGCTACTAGGTACGGTTACGATATGTACCCGTCCGATATTACATACAGTAGCCCCAACTACGGCTTACCATGTTCGCTATTTCGCTTTCAATGAAAAGTTCAGAAGTACGTCAAGAGAAACGCAAAAGAGACAAAAGTCCAACTTTCTTCTTGACCTGATCTTTAATCAACTGGAAGCTGAACACTTTCCTGAAACAGGTGGTGGAGTGTTTTATGCTTATGTAGAAAGGGAAAATGTAAGGTCCGCAGAACTTTGTGAAAGGTTTGGCTTTAACCCTATCCGTAAGATGACCACCTCCATCTTCAGCCGTATGTTCCCGAAAAAAGATAACCGTGTCAGCAGGCTAAATGCTGACGACAAGGGACAAATGAAGCAGCTCCTTCATGATTATTACAAAGGGTATTCTTTCTTTACCACTGAAAACCTATTTAAAGACGACAATTATTTTGTCCTGAAAGAAGGTAATGAAATAGTTGCGGGTATTCAGGCTCTGCCTACTCATTGGAAAATGGAAGAGATGTCTGGCCCTGTTGGCGCCCTTGCCATGAACCTACTTCCTAAGCTTCCAATCCTTTCCAGAGTATTCAACCCTAACGCTTACAACTTCTTGGCTGGAGAAGGTGTATACTGCAAAAAAGGGTATGAGCACCTGATTCCTGTATTGTTTGAAGCTGTTTGTGCTGAAACTGGTTATTACAGTATTAATATCTGGTCGGATATAGAGTCTTCACTTTATCAACTACTCCAAGGAATCAAGAGTAAAGGGGTATTGGAAAGGTTCAATGATAAAAACACAGCAGATGTAATTGTCAAATATTCCGAAATCTCAGAAGAAACAGCCCGTGATATAGAAAGTAGACCAACTTATATTTCTGGGTTTGACTTGGCCTAAAGTAGAAAAGCCTTTCTCATAATAAAAGCCTTCTTACAGCTATTGTAGGAAGGCTTTTCTATGCTCTTAACCTTCTATTCTCATTGCCATTTTGAGGTTTCAAGAAGTTAACACACACTTGAACTACAAGCAAAGAATATATCAATCAAATAGAACATCTTTGCAATGAAATAAAAATAACACCTAAGATACACCTTATAATAAACCAAAATATTATATATTTCGTTATAATATTGTGTGTGCAGTTTTCACTATCTGATAAATAATAGAACATTTATCAACTGTACGGTCAACCTGCTTGCAGGTTAAGGTGGAAGTACAGAAAATTGTTTCTGCTACTTCAGTAATACTAATGCATTGATATCTGGTCAGAACAGCAGCAGGCTCAAAAGACCTTAACTACTTTAGTCCATTACTAAAAAACCACCCAGCCATGGTTAGACGATTTGATCTAAACGAGATCATGATGACTTATGAAAGTCTTCCTTTTGAAAAACGAGAAAGTTATCTTCATAAGGTCATGAAAAAGCTCACCAAAGAACCTGAAGAAATTCAAGAAGAGCTCGTTCCCGAGATTGAAAGGTTCGTGGAAGAAGCCACAGAAAGAGTAAATTACCTTTATGATGGCATGCAAAATGACTGGTATTAACCTTCAAAAATGACAGTATGGTTTGCTTAGGGCGATCTACTGTTCACAACTAGCAAACCATACTTCAGTTAAATTTCTTACTTACTACTACTTACTGTGATTGTTCAAATCAACAGTAGGCAAACTTTTATCTGCTTTTTTCAAAAGCACCTCCTACCCCTCTGTTTTATCCACACAGCTATTCATTATTTCTCGATTTTCTTGTTTTATTTGTCGGATAATTAGCACCTGTACATATAGGTACTGTGCATTTGTATTTTTTTTACCCAAAAATTTTTTCATGATGGATACTCATGAAACCATGCATCTGGCTGCTGAAGCAGGAAAAATCATCCTTGAAAACGGTGGTGAAACTTACCGTGTTGAAGAGACTATCACCCACATCTGCCAGTGTTATGGTATAGAAGAAGTGGATAGTTTTGTTACGCCAACAGGTATTATGATGTCGGTCACTGACACTGAGGGAAACTCTTTTTCATTGGTAAAAAGGGTCACAAAAAGAGTTGTCAACCTTGAAAAGGTTAGACTTGTCAATGACATATCGAGACGTGTACAACATGAGAAACCACCAGTACGTAGCGTACGTGAGGAACTCAAACATATCAAAACAATAGGTTCTTACTCGCATCTGACTACTGTAGCTATTTCTTCTACAGCAGCGGGATTCTTTTGTCTTTTGTATGGAGGTTCATTCCGTGATTTTTGTGTAGCATTCTTTATCGGATGCCTCCTTAACTTGCTTACTTGGATAAGTGATAAACTTCAGCTTATCGGGTTTCTGACCAACCTTACAGGCGGAGCAGTAGCAACTTTTACTGCGTTATTCATGACGCATATGGGTATAGGAGTCAATGAAGACAAAATTACAATTGGAGCGATCATGCTATTGGTACCGGGTCTAGCTATTACCAACGCTATCAGAGATACCATTGCCGGTGATCTGGTAAGTGGCTTATCTAGGGGACTAGAAGCTTTTTTTGTAGCAGTTGCTATCTCTGTCGGAGCTGGATTCGCCTATGAATTCTGGTATGTAATCATTGGTACGGTACAGAACTAAATTGAATGAGATGTTAACACAACAGATTTTTTTCAACACATTTTATGCACTGATTGGGAGTCTCGGCTTCAGTATTATTTTCAACATCAGAGGTAAACACTTAATATTTGCTTCATTAGGAGGGGGTATTAGCTGGTTCTGTTATGAAATCGGTCTAGCTCTCGAACAAAGTTCCGTTGTTTCCATGTTTATGGCTACCTGCATGGTAACGGTCTATTCAGAGATTTTAGCTAGGAGAATGAAAATTCCTGCCACTATTGTCATCATCAGTTCCGTTATTCCACTTGTTCCTGGTGGAGGAATGTATTATACAATGCTGGAGTCTGTCAATGGGAATGAGGTTGGATTTCTCAAAAAGCTAACCATTACACTTTTCGAAGCTGGTGCTATTGCCATCGGCATTGTACTGGTATCTTCCTTTGCTAGAATCTTGAAAATGCAGAAAAGATAATGCTCTGATTTTATAAAATAAAAAAGGCTACCACTTTACATGGTAGCCTTCTTATTATTCACATGAGCTATCTCTTAGTTCTGGAAAGAGAAAGAGATTGACTTGTCCTCAATTGCTCCATCTGCATCCAGTGTGATAGTAACATCATCAACTGTCAATGTTCCGAACACTGTATGCTCTTTGTTGTCCTCGTCTGTGTATGTTGACTTATAAACAACAATGTCACCATCTACTAGACCTGCCAAAGAAGCTGCCGGTGTCCCTGCATCGTATGCGTTTTGTGCTTGGAACTTATCTGATACATCCAAATCTGCTGCTTTCACAAACATAGTTGTACCAAGACCTGTAATACCCAAGTCATTACCTGTTCCTGAAACGATATCGAAACCTACAGTCTCAACATCCTCCATGAAAGTGAATGTCTGACCTGCATATTTCATATCCTCTCCTTTGCTATCAAAAGTGTATTTGTTCACTGGAACCAATACTGTTTTTGTAGACGTTCCATTCACTATTACCTTGTATGCAAGTGTATCATACAGTGAGTAGTCCACACCATTCAGGCTAACACTGTCATTTGCAAGGTCAAAATCACCTGCCACTGTTGAAAATGCTACACCAGCGTTGTCCTCATCATACTTCAGTACTGCGCTCTCAACTACTACATTTGAAACTGTTGCATTGGCTGTACCTACTTCAAACCTTACAAAAGCATCTTTGCCGTTCTGGATCACCTCATCTGCTTCAAAGCTGATTGGTGAAGTTACTGCAATCGTGCTGTACTTGTAAGTTTCAGTGCTACCACCTCTAGTCACAGTGTACTGAGTTTCTACTTCATCCCCTACGCTTGACAGCTCTGCATCAGACAGGTTCAGCTCGATTGAAGCCTTGCCTCCTGAAATCGTCATATCACCCAGCTTCTTGATCTGAAGGATATTGCCATCCTCATCTCTTACAACCTGCTCCAAAACAGCCGCATCAACACCTTCTGCATCAATGCTGATCATAATTTTGTCAAGGTCTGTGAAACTGTATTTTGTACTGTAGCCAAAGCTATTGCCTGGAATCACAAAATCTTGTTCTGCTTCACCTGCACATGATCCTAGGCTCATTGCTGCCAATACAGAAGCTGTTGCTATATATTTATTGAATTTCATTTTTCTGTTATTTGTCTGTTAACCAAAATATAAAAAGCTCTTTGTAGGAGAAGCTTTACAGCTTCTCCTGAAAGCCTATATTAATAGTTGTAGTCCACAACTGTTCCTTCAGCAACGTCCCACCAAACACGTGCATCCATTTTATCAGCACCTCCGATTTCAGTCAGGGCACTCTGATAATTGTTACCGTTCAATGTTTGCTCGTCGATAGGGTACTGTCTTCTTGTAGGAATTGTGTTCAGACCTGCAATCAGGATTCCATCCTTAGGAAGTCTCAAGATACCGAAATCCAGTCTTCTCCACTCGATCCAGCCTTGGTGTCCCTGCATGTACAAGGCTAACCATTTCTGCTCACCAAGTGATACTTTCCAGTTAGCTGCATCATAAACTTGAGCATCTGCATAAGCTGTTGCTGACGCTTTGTCAACACCCCACTGGTCCATTGACGTCAGGATACCTTGCTTGAAGTGAGCTGCTGCACTACCGCCGATGAAGCCTCTCTGTACAGCTTCTGCCAACAGGAAGTCTACCTCAGCTGCAACCATATACATACCTGGAGATGAAGATTGAAGAACCGCTGTACCTGGCTGAGACACTGCACCTACAGGAAGGTTGTTGGCAATGTTTTCATTCTCACCATAGATCATACCGATAAATGTACCAGTACTAGCCGCTGGCTCTGCATAAACAGACAATCTTGGATCATTAT
This portion of the Limibacter armeniacum genome encodes:
- a CDS encoding tetratricopeptide repeat protein, producing MSNNKNIEIEKLFDQLQSTTDQEQIKDIESSILSLWLKTDNRLVDDLMEDGMQLMGNYQYEDALEAFSKVTHIDPDYAEGWNKRAIVYYLRGEFKLAIRDIQRTLQLEPRHFAAMSGLANIFREMLAYRKALKVLKYMTRISPNRETLEEQIKALEEKL
- a CDS encoding M28 family metallopeptidase, translating into MSYKKISIFLLNSLTTTFLCALNPVFAQDAISDAESERIVSILANDDMEGRETGTKGNEKAARFIEEEFKKAGLSYMEGMNSYQQSFTLYTTTTQSQSIKLNKQKFSSNNSFALTDRTYFKTKKVSELNVVEINSGDDFRQKFSEYRAAEKPTLVLVDTAHSETFQQFSYYFRNTPPKNQLDDKHFSLWVLTADKKVKKAKIEIEKSVKEVKVTNIVGVLPGKKSDEKVLFSAHYDHIGIQEPIQGDSIANGADDDATGVAAVIQLANHFKKQKNERTLVFVAFDAEEQGLKGSEYFAQQVTPETFVAHVNIEMIGKPSDRGVRKAYVTGFEKSNLGAILKKEAGLHGYTFFKDPYTSYNLFMRSDNASMAKLGVPAHTVSSDPIDFDSYYHTVNDEIETLNFKNMTDVIRAISIGVTPIINGEATPSRIDYESRK
- a CDS encoding DUF3179 domain-containing protein, encoding MLRITGLALASFLLLGGTADAQRSRVGVYPDWETNKHLSLANEYEFEAYTPKNAFKSIDYPTFINNEQAKKSYDFNEVAVIVSVGREHKAYPLSMLLYHPVINDRIGGKAIAVTYCPLTDAVNVWRRDFVHKGMPREIDFSVSGLLRNSNTVLYDRVSESWWQQFTGKAMVGEFAGISLEPISSIRMTMGDFWNAYPYGLAVSPKAKDPVIPYGTTPYYKYDQAFREKPLFLRHMPDSPLMAMERVVGIEIIGKHIVYPFSEIEKMGALNDKPMDMFVTIFYQEGVKSALDEKDISKSKSIGAIAAYSAFQSGQLLTFKKEGKLFKDEETGSLWRFDGTCIDGALKGEKLKPLKSQNSFAFAQMVFYPKSLIYNINW
- a CDS encoding threonine/serine exporter family protein, producing MMDTHETMHLAAEAGKIILENGGETYRVEETITHICQCYGIEEVDSFVTPTGIMMSVTDTEGNSFSLVKRVTKRVVNLEKVRLVNDISRRVQHEKPPVRSVREELKHIKTIGSYSHLTTVAISSTAAGFFCLLYGGSFRDFCVAFFIGCLLNLLTWISDKLQLIGFLTNLTGGAVATFTALFMTHMGIGVNEDKITIGAIMLLVPGLAITNAIRDTIAGDLVSGLSRGLEAFFVAVAISVGAGFAYEFWYVIIGTVQN
- a CDS encoding threonine/serine exporter family protein, with translation MLTQQIFFNTFYALIGSLGFSIIFNIRGKHLIFASLGGGISWFCYEIGLALEQSSVVSMFMATCMVTVYSEILARRMKIPATIVIISSVIPLVPGGGMYYTMLESVNGNEVGFLKKLTITLFEAGAIAIGIVLVSSFARILKMQKR